The Helicobacter sp. 11S03491-1 DNA segment TCTTAAGATTTTCTAAAATTTCTAAAATCCTCAAACTAATTCTTCTTAAAATTTTGAATATATTTTAAATAAAAATCTTTTAATTTTATGAGAGCTTTTTGCATAATATGACTTTCATAAACAAGCGCAATACGAATAAATCCCTTGCCTCCACCTTCTGAACCCAAAAATGTTCCGGGCAAAACAAGGATACTTTCTTCTTGATAAAGCCTTTTGCAAAAATCCAAATCATCAAAAACCTCCAACCACAAATAAAAACTATAAGGCTCTACATTAACTCCAATTTCTGAAAAACACTCTCTTGCTAATTTTAAATTAGAAGCAAATTTTTGACGTATTTCATCTGCGGCTTTTCTATCATTCCAAGCAGCTGCTGCCCCTCTTTGTAAGGGCAAAGGAATAGAAAATCCCGCATATGCTCTATAGAGATTATAATCGGCAATAAAATCTGCATTGCCTGCAACATAACCGCTTCGCAACCCGGGTGCACAAGATCTCTTTGAGACTGAATTAATAGCTATGATATTTTTCAAGCCGGCATTGCCTACTTCAAAAGAAGCTTCCAAAATACTAGCCGGCGGATCTTTTTCATAAATTTCACAATAACACTCATCACAAATAAGTAAAAAATCATATTCCAGCGCATGTTTTACCCAGACTTTCAATTCTTCAAGATTAAGGGCTACTCCTGTGGGATTATTAGGAGAATTCAAAATCACAACATTCACTTCTTTCATTTCCTCTTTGCTAAGATGGGGTTTGAAATGATTGGCTTTATCTAAATTCATATGAATAATCTTTGCTTTAGAGGCTAATGCCGCCCCTTCATAAACCATATAACCGGGATTAGGATAGGCTATAGTGGGATTTGGCTTATCAAAAAGATAAAATTGAGGTAAATTAAACAAAGCTTCCCTGGTTCCAAATGCATGGACAATATTTGATTGCTTTAACTCCAATCCATAGCGATATTTAATATAACCCAAAAGAGCATCTGATAAATAATCTGTAGCTTCAGAGGGAGGGTAATAACGAAATTCTTCAGTATGTTTTGAAACAGCTTCTTGAATAATTTTTGGGGTTTGGAATTGAGGTTCTCCAATACTTAGGTTGATAACTTCATGGGGTGGCGTGATATCTTTTATTAATTGTTGAAGATACCAAAATGAGTAAGGTTTAAATTTCATTGACAATCTCCTTATTTTAAATTCTCTCAATCATAGCTAAAAGCTTTATAATAAGTATAAAGATAATCAAAGTATCAAATTTATATTGCTTAGTTTTGTAACAATATCCATATAAAATGCAATATCTTGCAAGATAAGACCAAACACTATGTTAAAATATTTTAGAGTTTGCTAAAAAATATTAAATAAAATAACAAAGGATTGCAGAATGAGGGTTTATTTTTTTGCAACCTGTCTTGGTTCAAGTATATTTTCAGATACCTGTATCAATGCAGTGAAATTGCTTCAATATGGCGGAGCAGAAGTTATTTTCAAACAAGATCAAACATGTTGTGGTCAACCCGGTTTTAATTCAGGCTATTATGAAGAATCCAAAAAAATTGCCCTTTTCAATATAGAATTATTTGATAAACCTTACCCGATTATTGTCCCTAGCGGTAGTTGCGCAGGAATGATGAAGCACGATTATATTGAGATGTTTTCTAATACTCCTTACAAACAAAAAGCCATAGATTTTGCCCAACGTGTTTATGAAGCAAGTGAGTTCTTAGTAGATGTATTAAAGATTTCCTATCAAGATTTTGGCAAGCCCACAAACATTACATGGCATAGCAATTGTCATGCCTTAAGAGTGGCTAAATGTATTCCTCAAGCCAAACAACTTTTAAAAGAACTAAAAAATATTACCTTAAAAGAATTGGAATTTGAAGAACAATGTTGTGGGTTTGGAGGAACATTTTGTATCAAGGAACCTGAAATTTCCAGCGCTATGGTCAATGAAAAAATATCTGATATACAAAAGCAACAAGTGGAATATCTCATCAGCGCAGATGCCGGGTGTTTGATGAATATTTCCGGAGCGATGAAAAAACAAGGTATTCCCATTAAAACCATGCATCTTTATGATTTTCTCATAGAACGCACAAGGATATAAAATGAGTGCCATAGAAGAACAATATGAATCTATTATTCATGAAAAAATTCATGACAAACAACTTAGAATGAATCTCAAAGCAGGACTTAATGCCATACAAAAAGCTCGAAAAAAATTCTTAAAAACTAAATTCAAAGACTGGAAAGCATTATGCAAACAAGGTGAAGAAGTCAAAAAGAAAGCCTTAGGCAAATTAGATATTTTACTCAAAAATTTTGAAGAAAATGCCGGTAAAAATGGTATGAAAATTCATTGGGCAAATGACGCCAAAGAAGCCAATGAAATCATCTGCAAATTGGCAAAACAACACCAAGTTACTAAGATTTTAAAAGGCAAATCCATGGCAAGTGAAGAAATTCACTTAAACCACTATCTCAAACAAAATGGAATCACTCCTATTGAAACAGATCTGGGGGAATTTATTGTCCAACTATTGGAAGAACCTCCTGTGCATATCCTAGCCCCTGCTGCTCACAAAAATCGTTACGAAATTGGAGAGATATTTAAAGAAAAATTACATGTTCCCTTAGAAAGCGAACCTGAAAAACTCAACAATATCGCTAGAAATTATCTGAGAAAGGAATTTGAAAACTTCAAAATGGGCATTAGCGGGGTAAATTTTGCACTCGCTAAAGAAGGGGTAATTTGGTTAGTCGAAAATGAAGGTAATGGACGGATGTGCACCACTGCTTGTGATATTCATGTAGCTATTTGTGGGATTGAAAAAGTCATTGAAAATTTTGAAGATGCAAGTATTCTGGCAAGTCTCTTAAATGCCTCTGCAGTTGCCAGTCCCATTAGCACTTATGCCAATATCATTTCTTCTCCCAGAAAAGAAGGAGAAAAAGATGGACCTAAAGAAGTCCATGTAGTTTTACTCAACAACAATCGTTCAAAAATGCTTGGAGATTCCAAAACATACACTGCTTTGAGTTGCATCCGCTGTGGTGCATGTCTCAATCATTGCCCGGTATATGACAAGATTGGGGGACATGCTTATTTAAGTGTTTATTCAGGTCCTATTGGCGAGGTTATCTCTTCTTGGATTTTTAATTCTAAAAACTATGAATATTTAAGTAATTTATGTTCTTTGTGTGGGCGTTGCTCTGAAGTATGTCCCGTGGATATACCCTTAGCAGATCTTATTCGCGATCTCAGAAATACCAAAGTTCGTGAAGCTCTCCAAGACCCAAAACATGCTCCTTCAAGTTACAAAAAAGAATTTTTTATTATGAGAGAATTTGCTAAAGCTGCCACTTCTCCAAAAAAGTGGCGATTCATTCTTAGGGTTTTAGGGGTTTTTAGAAATTTTATTCCTCTTGCATGTTTTTTTCCACCTCTAAAACAATGGGTCAGATACAGAACACCCCCCATTATCAATAGTAATATTTATAAAAAAATGAAAAACCATAAAGGAATCATTTATGAGCACTAAAGAGTTCATCTTAAAAGATGTCCAAGTCGCATTAGAAAAAAATAAAATTACAACCAACAACCGGCGCTATCATGATCCTTATAATGATAATTTTGAAAACATGATTGCTCAATATAAAAGCCTTCAAACAGCTAATCTTGCAGATGTTTATGAGAGCGATGAAAATAATATCCAAAAAGATATATTAAAAATACTTCTTCAATACCATGCCAAAAAAATCATTTGGACTCAAGATATTATCTATGAAAAACCTCAAGGTTTTGAAATTATTCAATACGATAAACCTATTGAAGAAATACGATCAGAACTCTTTAGTGCAGATACAGGTATCATCAAAGCAAAATGTGCTATTGCAAATATTGGCGTGCTAGTTTTGAGTACCACACAAGATTCTCCCAGACTTGCTTCGCTTTTGCCTATGAATTGCATCGTTTTGTTAGACAAAAAAACAATTTTTCCAAATATGCCTGAAGTTTTTGATTATCTTCAAAAACAAGGATTGCCCACCAATATTCTTTTGATCGCAGGGGCATCAAGGACGGCAGATATTGAGGGTTTGACTATTTTTGGAGTACATGGACCTCAAAAAGTAAGTATT contains these protein-coding regions:
- a CDS encoding lactate utilization protein C, producing MSTKEFILKDVQVALEKNKITTNNRRYHDPYNDNFENMIAQYKSLQTANLADVYESDENNIQKDILKILLQYHAKKIIWTQDIIYEKPQGFEIIQYDKPIEEIRSELFSADTGIIKAKCAIANIGVLVLSTTQDSPRLASLLPMNCIVLLDKKTIFPNMPEVFDYLQKQGLPTNILLIAGASRTADIEGLTIFGVHGPQKVSIILY
- a CDS encoding (Fe-S)-binding protein, whose amino-acid sequence is MRVYFFATCLGSSIFSDTCINAVKLLQYGGAEVIFKQDQTCCGQPGFNSGYYEESKKIALFNIELFDKPYPIIVPSGSCAGMMKHDYIEMFSNTPYKQKAIDFAQRVYEASEFLVDVLKISYQDFGKPTNITWHSNCHALRVAKCIPQAKQLLKELKNITLKELEFEEQCCGFGGTFCIKEPEISSAMVNEKISDIQKQQVEYLISADAGCLMNISGAMKKQGIPIKTMHLYDFLIERTRI
- a CDS encoding LutB/LldF family L-lactate oxidation iron-sulfur protein; amino-acid sequence: MSAIEEQYESIIHEKIHDKQLRMNLKAGLNAIQKARKKFLKTKFKDWKALCKQGEEVKKKALGKLDILLKNFEENAGKNGMKIHWANDAKEANEIICKLAKQHQVTKILKGKSMASEEIHLNHYLKQNGITPIETDLGEFIVQLLEEPPVHILAPAAHKNRYEIGEIFKEKLHVPLESEPEKLNNIARNYLRKEFENFKMGISGVNFALAKEGVIWLVENEGNGRMCTTACDIHVAICGIEKVIENFEDASILASLLNASAVASPISTYANIISSPRKEGEKDGPKEVHVVLLNNNRSKMLGDSKTYTALSCIRCGACLNHCPVYDKIGGHAYLSVYSGPIGEVISSWIFNSKNYEYLSNLCSLCGRCSEVCPVDIPLADLIRDLRNTKVREALQDPKHAPSSYKKEFFIMREFAKAATSPKKWRFILRVLGVFRNFIPLACFFPPLKQWVRYRTPPIINSNIYKKMKNHKGIIYEH
- a CDS encoding succinyldiaminopimelate transaminase — encoded protein: MKFKPYSFWYLQQLIKDITPPHEVINLSIGEPQFQTPKIIQEAVSKHTEEFRYYPPSEATDYLSDALLGYIKYRYGLELKQSNIVHAFGTREALFNLPQFYLFDKPNPTIAYPNPGYMVYEGAALASKAKIIHMNLDKANHFKPHLSKEEMKEVNVVILNSPNNPTGVALNLEELKVWVKHALEYDFLLICDECYCEIYEKDPPASILEASFEVGNAGLKNIIAINSVSKRSCAPGLRSGYVAGNADFIADYNLYRAYAGFSIPLPLQRGAAAAWNDRKAADEIRQKFASNLKLARECFSEIGVNVEPYSFYLWLEVFDDLDFCKRLYQEESILVLPGTFLGSEGGGKGFIRIALVYESHIMQKALIKLKDFYLKYIQNFKKN